CACCACGCCCACGATGGCGATGGTGCGGTACTGGCGCGCCAGGTAGGCGGCCGCGCCGGCCTGGATGGCGCCGGCGATCTCCTGCATGCGGGGGTTTCCCGGGTCCTTGGAAAGGATCCAGCGGCGGGCCCAGAGGCCGTAGGCCACCGCGATCAATCCGCAGATCAGGGCCAGTATCAGGGGAGGGTTCAACGCTGCCGGGTTCGCCATGCTCTTTCTCCTTGGGTGTCGATTGCACGGAAAGGAAACACAACGCATCGGTGGTGCTTCCGCTGCGTTGCTTCCTCGTGCCCCGGGGCCTGCGTGCGAGCAGGCGGAGACGATTGGCCAACGGAGCCAATTTACTGCCAAGGGCCCGCGCGGGCAAGCGCGGCCGGGCGTGCGCCTAAAATCGCGCCACCCCCGGCCCGGCGCGGGCTGGCCCCGCGGCCGCCGGAGCCCATCACCTCCTCAACCTTCAGAGATCCATGTCCCTCAACAACGTCACCCCCGGCAAGAACACCCCTGAAACCTTCAATGTGGTCATCGAGATCCCCATGGACTCGGACCCCATCAAGTACGAGGTGGACAAGGAATCGGGCGCCATCTTCGTGGACCGTTTCATGACCACGGCCATGTACTACCCCTCCAACTACGGCTACGTGCCGCAAACGCTGAGCGGCGACGGCGACCCGGTGGACGTGCTGGTGATCACCCCCTATCCGCTGCTGCCCGGCGTGGTCGTGCCCTGCCGCGCGCTCGGCATCCTGAAGATGGAAGACGAAGCGGGCGTCGATGGCAAGGTGCTGGCCGTGCCCACCACCAAGGTCCTCAAGATGTACGAGAACTGGAAGACCGTGGACGACGTGAACCCGATGCGCCTGAAGGCCATCAGCCACTTCTTCGAGCACTACAAGGACCTGGAAGAAGGCAAGTGGGTCAAGGTGCTGGGCTGGGAAGGCATCGAGGCGGCCCACCAGGAAATCGTGGAAGGCCTGGCCAACTACAAGAAGTGAGATAGGGCGCTTCCCTTTAGCTCCTTTTCCCCAGGTTCCTCAGTTCCGGCCGCCGC
This region of Acidovorax sp. GBBC 1281 genomic DNA includes:
- the ppa gene encoding inorganic diphosphatase, which gives rise to MSLNNVTPGKNTPETFNVVIEIPMDSDPIKYEVDKESGAIFVDRFMTTAMYYPSNYGYVPQTLSGDGDPVDVLVITPYPLLPGVVVPCRALGILKMEDEAGVDGKVLAVPTTKVLKMYENWKTVDDVNPMRLKAISHFFEHYKDLEEGKWVKVLGWEGIEAAHQEIVEGLANYKK